CATCTCCGTTCAGCAGAATGTGATTGCCGATCGCCTGAGCGAGGTGAGTCTTGCCTAAACCGACACCGCCGTAGATAAACAGAGGGTTATATTTGGTCCTTCCCGGTGATTCGGCGACTGCGAGGCTTGCTGCATAAGCAAACTCGTTGGAATCCCCGACCACAAATGTATCGAAATCGTACCTGTGCGACAGGGCTGTGCTTGCAACGGCTCGCTTGCTGGTCTGAGGCGCTGTGACTGTCACGATTGGGACTGGCGTTGCTGCGGCCATATCGAATATGTCAGTCTGACGTTGGGATAACTGCGAGCTGATAACCAACTCGAAAGCGCATTCCTTGTTGGTCACTGATCTGAGCGCATCACCTATTAAGTCGCCGTAATGTTCGTCAAGCCAGTCAGCAACAAACTTGTTCGGTACGCCAATATGAAACTTGGCGTCATCCCCGCTGAGAGCGGTGGTGGGCTTCAGCCACGTGAAGAAGCTCTGCTTGTTCACTCTCCTTGACATGAAAGAGAGGCATTCATCCCAGATCTGATTCTGATTGAGTTCCATCTATTTCTCCGCAGACTTTCTTAACAATTGTGGACAACTACAACTCCAGGGTTGTCATGCATTTGTCGCTACTTTGCATCCCAGTATGAGCCACTTATCCACATTCAACAGCTTGAAATGACCAAGTGAATGTGAGAACTGGAGACCATTTCGCCGAATCATGACGTTATCAACATGTTGTTAACACATTAATAACCAACAAGTTCCGAAAGCAAATGTTGTCAAAAAACGAGGACTTGTCAAGTTTCGCAAGGTATAAAATAGCCGTATTGTAATGGTGTGATGCACAAGCAATTATGGGCAATGATTGACAGGGAAGATCTCTGTGTTCTCCACAGTAGATACACCCCGACCGTAGGCGTCGGTCTATTAACCGGTTATTGAAGTGCTGCGGGATGACTTCTCCAATAGCGGCTGCAGATCACCTCATCTACAATCGCTGAACTCGTGAGTCGTTCTGGCTGATGATATCCTCGAGGGTCGTCGATTGGATGATATCCTCGATCGACGATTGGATGTTTCTCCATACGCCTTTCAAAGAGCAATTCTTCACAAATTCGCACTGATCAGGGCTGGTGAGGCAGCCGTATGTTACGATTGGCCCCTGCACAGCCTCGATTATTGTCTTCAGTGTGATTAATTTAGGTGAGTGATTCAGGGTGATTCCACCCCCATATCCTCTAGCGGTCTTGACGAGTCCTGCCCGAGAGAGGTCGCTTAGTATGTGTGCGAGGAATTTTGGGGGGATCTTCTGATTCAGTGCTATGTCTTCAGACTTGCAGAGATCTCCGGATTTCGCGAGCTCCCACAACGCCCTTATTGCATATTCTGTTCTGTTGGATATCATGACTAATTTGTCTTAAGACAATCCACGATAGCATATTCGCAGTCCCAATAATACAGCATTGAGTCGCGATGTCAATCGGTTTCTGAGGGCCTGACGACAGGATAGGGGCGTCGTTCGGGCAATTAAGCAGTCACTGTCCTTCCGTAGCTTAGGATCTCTCCGTGGTGATCTTCTCCAGTGATTGATCGAGGTTACTGTTGGGTGCTCCTTCTTCTATGTTCGGCTGTTTGCCGTTCGTTCAGCAGCGTGGAAGTAGTCCGCACGGGCTTCTGGAATCATGGAATGGCGTCAACGTCTATTCCTGGAATCTGCTGCTCTTGCAGCACTCCGGGGACTTGAAACAGCAGTTGCAAACCTTTGGACTTTTCATCAAGAGGAAGCACTTTCATTCTGGTTCTCCGTTTGAGGTTGACAAACTCGAACCGTTTGGACTTCGAATAAAGAAGTTGCAGGGTACACGCCAGGGCCTCTATCAAATCAGTCAGGCATAATATCGTGAATCCGAAATTGCTTCTGTTATTGGCCACGGTGATTTCAGGTTCGTCGTAGCTGAGTCCCAGAAGATCTGGATGCTGCGAATTACCATCGAGGCGTTCGCTGCGCGACGGTATGATTGACTTCGATGCAGAGACGGCCTCCAGTGACTTGCTCGGGACATCAAATCCGATGATGAAACTCGAAAGAGACTTTGGAAGCGGGAGAGCAGAGACCAGCACTGATTTCATGATCGCGCCGAGATCATCATGGTTGCAGCCCTGCTGTAGTATGAAGCGGACTGTCTCGGCAGCTTCACGCAAGTCGTCAATCGACGTAACAAGGTACCGTATGGTTCTTGGGGCTCCGTACGTTTCTAAGATATGCGTATCCATAGTGCTTCACTATCAGTATCGGCACAAGGCACCAACACTTTTGTGAATAATCCGGTTCCAGCCATCGATTCTCGTAGAATCTGCAGGGATATTGTCAAAGTGGACTGGCGGATGAGTATATCCACAACAAAACCGCCCC
This sequence is a window from Candidatus Zixiibacteriota bacterium. Protein-coding genes within it:
- a CDS encoding Rrf2 family transcriptional regulator, whose amino-acid sequence is MISNRTEYAIRALWELAKSGDLCKSEDIALNQKIPPKFLAHILSDLSRAGLVKTARGYGGGITLNHSPKLITLKTIIEAVQGPIVTYGCLTSPDQCEFVKNCSLKGVWRNIQSSIEDIIQSTTLEDIISQNDSRVQRL